A genomic region of Arachis hypogaea cultivar Tifrunner chromosome 5, arahy.Tifrunner.gnm2.J5K5, whole genome shotgun sequence contains the following coding sequences:
- the LOC112800087 gene encoding uncharacterized protein, producing MKEVTVEAEGHHGGAAQGGGGRSGSTTSGSSRPDLQNSAMKILRARDGYNNSNNTNNNNGSSYEEVGEKPSRFEVFGWYLYEFCFYFVQTVVVPILFPLIISQLQHLPTNSLQQWNKNHQDLHCSQKELHLYIKLTSKTIGGSSYSALEWASIGWATGLALAVPILGFLSFHLDGHFPKLITAAATGLGVFFCLPAGFFKSTAIFIPYIIGIVAASTVASAAHTQHLGLMIRAFTGPSLKRSQFSIRQGVSSWLNLYGTAAGCLGAALISAFI from the exons ATGAAAGAAGTAACAGTGGAAGCAGAAGGTCACCATGGAGGAGCAGCACAAGGTGGAGGAGGAAGGAGTGGTAGCACTACAAGCGGGTCTTCAAGGCCAGACCTTCAGAACAGTGCAATGAAGATTCTGAGAGCAAGAGACGGttacaacaactccaacaacaccaacaacaatAACGGAAGTAGTTATGAGGAAGTTGGAGAGAAGCCATCAAGATTTGAAGTGTTTGGATGGTATCTTTATGAGTTCTGTTTCTACTTTGTTCAAACCGTTGTCGTTCCAATTCTCTTCCCACTCATAATAAGCCAGCTACAACACTTGCCAACTAACTCACTCCAACAATGGAACAAGAACCACCAAGACCTACACTGCTCCCAAAAGGAACTTCACTT GTACATCAAGCTCACAAGTAAAACAATTGGTGGATCGAGTTACTCTGCTTTGGAATGGGCATCAATTGGTTGGGCTACAGGTTTGGCATTGGCTGTTCCAATCCTAGGATTCCTGTCCTTCCACCTTGACGGACACTTCCCAAAGCTCATCACGGCGGCTGCGACCGGCCTCGGCGTCTTCTTCTGCCTGCCGGCCGGATTCTTCAAATCCACAGCCATCTTCATTCCGtacattattggcattgttgcGGCCAGCACGGTGGCTAGCGCGGCGCACACGCAGCACCTAGGACTAATGATTCGCGCCTTCACCGGACCATCCCTGAAGAGAAGCCAATTCTCAATAAGGCAAGGTGTGTCTAGCTGGCTGAACCTATATGGCACGGCGGCCGGCTGCTTAGGCGCAGCCTTGATTTCGGCCTTCATATAA